The Opitutaceae bacterium nucleotide sequence GGCCTGATGGGCAAGACCGGCAAACCGGCCGAGGTCGCTCTCGCCCGCGCCGGTGGAGACGAACGCGCCACCGTCTTCCAGGATTTTGACTGGGCCGACGAAGTCCTCCATGCCGCCATCGGCCGCCGTTGGCTGGAGCCCCATTTCCAGAACCGCGAAGCGATGCTCGACGTCTACCAACGCATTCGACCGGCCTACGACCGGATGAAAGAGGACGACCTCAAGCTTCCGGGCCGTGACTGGTGGCCTGCCTTTTACCGGAAACATCTCGAACCGAAGGACCCCCGGCTTGGTCAGACGACCGAGATGAGCTGATCGTCCGAAACCGGGTTCCCGGGGCCGCCGGCAACGGCGATCTGCATGGGGATCGACGCCGGTCAGGAGAGTTCGCTCTTCAGCTGATCAAAGGCGCGACGCATCGACTCGAAAGCGATCTCTTCGCGCTTCACATTCTGCCACGGCACGACAACCACGGATTCGACTTCCTCAAGCGCCACTGCCCCGTCAAAGGAGGCTACCCGGCAGAGAAAGAAGAGATCGAGGGTCGGGTAGGTGATTCCGCGGTAGACATAGAGATTGGGAAAGGAACCCAGATAACCCGCGATCGTGACATCCAGGCCTGTCTCCTCCCGAATCTCCCGCACCACCGCCTCTTCACCGGTTTCCCCGAAATCCAGGAAACCGCCGGGCGGCGACAGCATGCCCTTGCCCGGATCCCGGGCCCGCCGCACCAGCAAGAGGCGGTCCGTCCCATCAAGGATGTACCCGGCCACGGCCGAAGCCGAATTGAGATAGAAGTGCAATCCGCAAGACCGGCAATCGAGCAATTTCCGGTCCTTGAGATCAAGGTCCTCCGAACCGCATTTGGGACAGAACCGGGCCTGCTCAGTGAGGAACATGAGGCAACTTATGACGGAAGAATCGCTTCTGGCGAGCGCTCCGATCGCCTCCCGGGCCGCGATTCGAACCTGTTCGCCCGGGATGCTGACAATGATGCTCGATTTCCGACGGCGAATCATCAGATTCTCCGACCATTCCCAAAGCCCACACGCCCGTGGGACGGACCGATCGAGAACCTCACCCCTGCCTCCATGCTGCCTCCGGAAAAATTCGCCCAATTCCACCAGAACGGATTTGTCAAAGGCACCCGCGTCCTGAACGAGGACCTTGTCGACCAGCTCCGCTCAGAGCTCGACCGCGTGATTCGCGAAAACGACCTGCCCGGTGAACGAAAAGCGGTCCATTGCAAGAACCTCAGCGGGGATGACTCGGCCCCCGTCTGGCAGATCGTCAATATCTGGGAGGCGAGCGACCCCTTCCACGACCTGATCCGCCATCCCACCATCACGGAGGAGATCGCCCAGCTGACCGGGGCGTCCGAGCTGCGCATCTGGCATGACCAGATCCAGTACAAGCCGGCCGCCCGCGGAGGCGTCAATATGTGGCATCAGGACGCGCCTCTCTGGCCGATTCTGACCCCAATGATCCAGGTGACCGCCTGGATTGCCCTCGACGAAGTGGACGTCGACAACGGGTGCATGAGCATGGTGCCCGGATCCCACCTTTGGGGTGACCACATGAACCATCTGCGAACCTGGAAAGACTACCGCGCGGATGTTCCCGCCACCTTCGATGGACATCAGGTTGAGGTGCGGGCCTGTCCCGTGGCCAAAGGCGAGGTTCATTATCATCACGGCCTGACCTGGCATGGCTCCCACGCCAACACCAGCGGCCGGCCCCGCCGGGCCATCGCCCTGCACTACATGCCCGGAGAGACCCGCTACGTCGCCTCCGGGAATCATGTGATGAAACAATTCGTCGAGGTGGCCGACGGCGAGCCGATGAGCGGCAAGCACTTCCCCAAGGTCTGGCCACGCTAGCCCCTCGGCGATCCGGGTGGTGCGTCCCGCCGTCGTCTGGTCGGCACCCCCTCTGTTTCAGGTTGCCGTAAGCCGCAGTTGGCTGGAAACTTACAACTAATCGAGAGTTTCTGCGACTCCTGACGCCGAAACCGTGTTCTGGTGGTTGATGAGATCAACTCACAGATCAGGGCCCAAAGCCAATGACCGACTCAGCCAAATTCGAAGCTTTCATGCGGAGCTATCAGGACATGGTCTTTACCAGCGCAGTGCGCCTGCTCGGGAATCACGCCGAAGCCCAGGACATCGCCCAGGAAGTCTTTTTGAAGGCCTACGACCGCTTCGCACAACTCAGGACGAGTCCGACCGTCGGAGGCTGGCTCAAGACCGTGACGAGGAATCTCTGCCTGAACCACCTGACGCGTTACCGCAAGAGATGGCGGGTATTTTCGGACATGCGGCGAGAGAGCTCCGAGGAAGAAACGCGGTCCTACGAAGAGACCCTGCCCGCCCCCGACCATTCCGATGCCGACGAACGCACCGCCCATCAACGGGAAATCCTGGAAGCCGCCCTGGCCGGGCTGCCCGAACCCCAAAGGGTGGCGCTCGTTCTCTATCACTACGAGGACATGCCCTACCAGGAAATCGCCGACCGCCTGAAACACTCTTTGAGCAAAGTGAAAACCGACATCGCCCGGGGACGAGAAACCCTGCGTAAGCGCCTGGAAACCCGCCGCCAAGAACTGGAGATCCCCTCGTGACCCCAAACCATCATCTGCCTGACGATCCCGAACTGCACCGGACCCTGCGGGAGCTTCCCTCCCTCCGGGCGCCCGAAGGCCTCATTCCCGGGGTCATGTCGGCGATTGCCCGGCGGCAGACCGCCTGGTACCGGCGTCCCGCCACCAGTTGGCCGCAATCCCTCCAGTTGGCCTTTGTCGCCCTCACTCTTCTGGTTCTCGGCGGAGCCCTCTGGATCGCCCTCCACCATCTTCCCGCCTTCCAGCCAGTCGACCTGCAGAGTCTCTTCGCTGCTCCGATCTCCAAGTTGATGGCCCTTTCCACCACCCTGGAGGCCCTTCTCAACGCCGGCAGCCTGGTTGGCCGGGTCGCCATCGGTCCAGCCCTGCTGATCATCGCCGCCGTCGCCAGCGTCTTCTACCTCGTCCTCTTCGGAATGGGCACAGCCCTCTGGCGAGCCACCCGACGCATCACAAACTGAACGTCATCCGAGACAATTCCAACCGAACAGCCCCGCCATGAACAAATCCACCCACCTGATTCTCCGGAAGCTTCTCCTCGTCCTTACCCTGCTCGCCATCCCGCCTCTGTTTGCCCAGGACGAGCCGGCGGTGAAGGACCCGGCGCCAGTCACCTCGGAAGAGATCGCCCCCGAGGCAGAAGCTGCGCCCGATATTGAAACGGTTTCTCCCGTCGACAAAGCCGCAAACCTGGTTTCGGACCCGATTCCCGAAATGTGGGATGAAAAGGCAGAGGAAGCAAACTCGGACGAAGCCGGGATTGACGAATCCACCTCCGGGGCTCCTTCGCCGCCGGCACCGCCATCAACCGAGGAAATTCGACGGACCGCGATCAATGAAGTCGTCAAGATCTTCGACGACGCCGTTGTCCAGGCCAACGAAGTCGCCAGCGATTTCGTCGTCGTCATCGGCGACGGCCGGGTCGACGGTATGGTCAAGGGGGATGCCGTGGTCGTCCTCGGCAACGCCACCGTCAATGGTCAGGTCCAGGGCGACCTGGTCAATGTCATGGGCACGGCCGTCCTCGGTCCCCAGGCTGTCGTCAACGGTGAGGTCGTCGTCATCGGAGGAAAACTCATCAAGGCCGATGGCGCCGCCATCAAGGGCGCCACCACTCAGGTCTCCTTCCTGCCAAGCTTCCGGGATGGACAATTCGAATGGCTCTCCATCTGGATCCACAAAGGACTTCTCATGGGCCGCCCCCTGCCCCACGATCAAGGCTGGGCCTGGATCACCGCTGGCATTCTCCTGCTCATCGCCCTCGTCATCGCCCTGGTCTTCCGGCGCGCCATCGATGCCACCGTGGCGGTGCTCGAGCACCGCCCCGCCGCCGCTCTCCTGACCGGTCTCCTCGTCTGCATTCTCTCCGGACCGCTCTTCTTTCTCCTGCTCGTCTCGGTCATCGGGATTCCGATCATACCGTTCCTGATCATCGGCGTGAAGATCGCAGCCGTCTTCGGGATCATCGCCCTCTATCGCCATGCCGGGCAGCAGTTCGGGCTGCGCTCGATGCCCGCACTGGCCCTCGTCGTCGGTGGAATTGTCTTCACCCTGCTTTACGCCGTTCCCGTCGTCGGCCTGCTCACCCTCCTGGTCGCCTCCATCCTCGGCACCGGCGCGACCTGCCTCGCCATGGTCCAGGGCCTCCGCCGCGAATCCACCGGGACATCCCCGGGATCGGCTCCAATGAGTCCGATCTCGCCGATCGCGAAAGCGGTCGCGACTCCGACAACGGCTGCATTGACCTCAACCGGGGAGGCAACCACCGGGCCGGGGACGGAAACGTTCGCCCCGGAAACCGACACCCCACTTCCGCTCGCGGCAGAAATCACCGAAGATCCCCTCATGGCGGTCCGGGTCGGTTTCTGGCCCCGCTTCGGCGCGACCGCCCTCGACTTCAT carries:
- a CDS encoding RDD family protein is translated as MNKSTHLILRKLLLVLTLLAIPPLFAQDEPAVKDPAPVTSEEIAPEAEAAPDIETVSPVDKAANLVSDPIPEMWDEKAEEANSDEAGIDESTSGAPSPPAPPSTEEIRRTAINEVVKIFDDAVVQANEVASDFVVVIGDGRVDGMVKGDAVVVLGNATVNGQVQGDLVNVMGTAVLGPQAVVNGEVVVIGGKLIKADGAAIKGATTQVSFLPSFRDGQFEWLSIWIHKGLLMGRPLPHDQGWAWITAGILLLIALVIALVFRRAIDATVAVLEHRPAAALLTGLLVCILSGPLFFLLLVSVIGIPIIPFLIIGVKIAAVFGIIALYRHAGQQFGLRSMPALALVVGGIVFTLLYAVPVVGLLTLLVASILGTGATCLAMVQGLRRESTGTSPGSAPMSPISPIAKAVATPTTAALTSTGEATTGPGTETFAPETDTPLPLAAEITEDPLMAVRVGFWPRFGATALDFILIAGLTALTDLDWMLGYLWLGYHLVFWAWRQTTIGGIVMNLKVVRLDGQKLSFGVVAVRSLASIFSGLVVGLGFFWASWDEERQSWHDKIAGTTIVRVPKGTSLL
- a CDS encoding RNA polymerase sigma factor, yielding MTDSAKFEAFMRSYQDMVFTSAVRLLGNHAEAQDIAQEVFLKAYDRFAQLRTSPTVGGWLKTVTRNLCLNHLTRYRKRWRVFSDMRRESSEEETRSYEETLPAPDHSDADERTAHQREILEAALAGLPEPQRVALVLYHYEDMPYQEIADRLKHSLSKVKTDIARGRETLRKRLETRRQELEIPS
- a CDS encoding phytanoyl-CoA dioxygenase family protein, with the translated sequence MLPPEKFAQFHQNGFVKGTRVLNEDLVDQLRSELDRVIRENDLPGERKAVHCKNLSGDDSAPVWQIVNIWEASDPFHDLIRHPTITEEIAQLTGASELRIWHDQIQYKPAARGGVNMWHQDAPLWPILTPMIQVTAWIALDEVDVDNGCMSMVPGSHLWGDHMNHLRTWKDYRADVPATFDGHQVEVRACPVAKGEVHYHHGLTWHGSHANTSGRPRRAIALHYMPGETRYVASGNHVMKQFVEVADGEPMSGKHFPKVWPR
- a CDS encoding NUDIX domain-containing protein, with amino-acid sequence MIRRRKSSIIVSIPGEQVRIAAREAIGALARSDSSVISCLMFLTEQARFCPKCGSEDLDLKDRKLLDCRSCGLHFYLNSASAVAGYILDGTDRLLLVRRARDPGKGMLSPPGGFLDFGETGEEAVVREIREETGLDVTIAGYLGSFPNLYVYRGITYPTLDLFFLCRVASFDGAVALEEVESVVVVPWQNVKREEIAFESMRRAFDQLKSELS